A genomic window from Arvicola amphibius chromosome 5, mArvAmp1.2, whole genome shotgun sequence includes:
- the LOC119815359 gene encoding uncharacterized protein LOC119815359, whose amino-acid sequence MPCTCRWTMDPTSIYRKDRWLAERQAELCQAEPEMMAKLSWGTRLGVLAEQVYKTEDPPVGAARNLKAPDSCPPGLRSGSCHPSPLQDRRQRLGPETSDKNFGTTVKRSMHCTPDHPNCSEGGRNCCLDPRIARQSSPAGAPHRQSGSRITMKAPAHPKPTKDKTCQGLILITTLALLALDARVAGSPHIPKKTYLILPHIIYYAPETVMDFYEGSSCSKREPITLTLAMLLGVGGVAAGIGTGAAALVQGNKLAYLQDIISADLQALENSISLLENSLTSLSEVVLQNRRGLDLLFLKEGGLCAALKEKCCFYADHSGVIRDSMAKLRECLKQRRREYKTQQGCIAVDLLEEGRNQDDSAEVKRPELPAEMKPSTAVDESSYTE is encoded by the exons ATGCCCTGCACATGTCGATGGACTATGGATCCTACCAGCATCTACAGAAAGGACAGGTGGCTGGCAGAGCGGCAGGCTGAGCTGTGCCAGGCAGAGCCGGAAATGATGGCGAAGCTCTCCTGGGGCACAAGGCTGGGAGTCCTAGCCGAGCAGGTATACAAAACTGAAG ACCCTCCAGTTGGTGCAGCAAGAAATCTAAAAGCCCCCGACAGCTGCCCACCAGGACTCAGATCGGGTTCCTGTCACCCCTCACCCCTTCAAGATAGGCGACAGCGTTTGGGTCCGGAGACATCAGACAAAAACTTTGGAACCACGGTGAAAAGGTCCATGCACTGTACTCCTGACCACCCCAACTGCTCTGAAGGTGGACGGAATTGCTGCCTGGATCCACGCATCGCACGTCAAAGCAGCCCAGCTGGAGCACCTCATCGACAATCCGGATCCAGGATCACCATGAAAGCTCCAGCACACCCAAAACCCACTAAAGATAAGACTTGTCAGGGCTTAATATTGATCACAACCCTGGCCCTCCTTGCCCTAGATGCCAGGGTCGCGGGGAGCCCTCACATACCAAAAAAAACTTACTTG ATACTGCCCCACATTATCTATTATGCCCCAGAGACTGTTATGGACTTTTATGAAGGCAGTTCCTGCTCCAAAAGGGAACCCATTACGTTGACCTTGGCTATGCTGCTGGGGGTAGGAGGGGTTGCTGCAGGAATAGGAACAGGGGCTGCTGCACTGGTACAAGGCAACAAGCTGGCCTACCTTCAGGACATCATTAGTGCAGATCTGCAGGCCCTTGAAAACTCCATCTCCCTGTTAGAAAACTCTCTTACTTCCCTGTCTGAAGTGGTTCTACAAAACAGGAGGGGACTAGATCTGCTGTTCCTTAAAGAAGGGGGCCTATGTGCGGCCCTTAAGgaaaaatgttgtttctatgCAGACCATTCTGGAGTCATCCGGGATTCCATGGCTAAGCTTAGGGAGTGTCTCAAACAGAGACGCAGAGAATATAAAACACAACAGGGCTG CATTGCTGTTGACTTACTGGAAGAGGGAAGGAatcaagatgactcagcagaggTGAAAAGA